TACAATAATTTTCAAAAAACAGGAAGCTAGAGAAGAAGTGAACAGATATCTGGAAGAAGCTAAATCTGCAATTAAAGGCTCAGAGAGCAAAAAACTACTCTTTGAAGCTGTTCAAAACCTTGCAGAAGCATTAAAAGAAGTTCACAATCTAGAAAACTTGGATTTAGAGGCAAAAAAAGGAGAGCTTAATTTTTATAGGAAATACTGTGATCGCGCTGCAGAACTAATGAGATACACTGACGATAAAGCGCCATTTGCGACAAAAGTTCTGAGAAAAGGGCTGCCCTTTTTGGACAGGAATCTAAAAAAGATCCTTGAAGGAATTCAAAAGAAAGCAAAGATTGCGTGCAAGGAATCGAAAGGTACTGCTACAGAAGAAATTGCATGCACTATTAATAGCGAAATCCAAAGATGGGAAATCAGCAGCCAAGAAGAACTGGCTTTTAATCTTGAAAACTTGATTTTCACTTTAGAGGCTAATACTCCACGTAGTCCTCAAAGTAACTTAATTCTAGATAGAATTAAACAAATTCCTAAGCAAAAAGATGTGGCAAAACAATATGGGATGTTAAATTCTGTATTTACACTTATCATCAAGTTATCCAAAGAACAAAAATTACAAGAGATAGAAGAGAAAGTTGACAAGATAAGCAGCAAACTTGAGGAAATGACAATTTCCCTTAAGCCTGGAATCAGTGAAGAACTTATTATACATTTTGGTCCTATTACTCAATGGGGGGGAATTGAATACACTATGAATATACCTTTACAGGATATTTCTTATCCTGAGCTAAAGGAGGATCTTCAAAAGGCAGTTGGGAAAAAAATAGACAAATTATCCAAGCTTCCTGAAAAATTAGCTCGAAAAGTAAAAGGTTACTTATTACTGAAAGGCAGAGAAGACATTATTAAGCAGTTAACTTAAAGTGGGTTATCTCTAGATCAGTTAATGATAATAAAATCTCTGTAGCTCGTACAATTAATAATCCAGATCAGAGCTGATATAACTACTATTTTCCTTCAACTGAGCCGCACCGGATTTGCTTGAGTTTCCTCCTTCTCAACCACGACCGCTGTACCATATGCGAGCAGCTCGGTCATTGCCTGACCCATCTCTGAAGAATCAAACTGTACGTTTATTACTGCGTTTGCCCCAAGGGCTTTTGCATGTTCCTTTAATCGTTCAAGTGCCTGTTCACGGGACTGGTTCAGGAGTTCCGTATACTCATGGATCTCTCCGCCGATAATTGACCTTAGTCCAGCAGTTATGTTTCGCCCGAGCCCACGGCTCCTCACGATTAAACCCCACGTAAATCCAATGGTTTTTGTGATTTTATAACCTGGCAAGTACGGCGTACTTACAATAATGATATCGCTGGTCATGGTATCCCCAGTATATTGGTTAATTTTGGATTTTTGCAAAGGACTTATTCAACTCTTCAATTAAGAAACTATCTGAAAAGTGTTAAGCTGGATAAAGATTCGGGCAGTTTCAGGTTTACGCCCCTCAACAGCCTCAAAATGAACAGAATAACCCAATAGAATTCTGAAAACCAGATAGATAATATAGCTCTGAGATATATAGCTCTGAAATATCGTTCAAACTTATTCAAGCTTCATGACAGATTTCAATAAATTATAAAAATATGTGATGCAGTAAACTAAACTGATAACTGCTTCTAACTACCGCTGAAAGACAACCCGAAAATGAAATAAAATTGATCCCTATGCACCCGAAAACTAAACAGATACTTGAAGTCTTTGAAGAAATCAATAAAATCCCGAGGTGTTCAAAGCACGAAGCACAGATTTCCCTCTGGCTGCAGGAATGGGGAAGGTCAAGAGGCTTTGAGGTAAAAGCCGATTCTTTAAACAATGTGCTTATAAAAGTCCCTGCAACGTCAGGATATGAGAATTCTCCCACAATCACTCTGCAGGGGCATATGGATATGGTCTGCGAAAAATTAAGGGATAGCAAGCACGACTTTTCAAAAGACCCTATCAAATGCGTTTACGATGGAGACTGGCTGCGAGGAGACGGGACTTCCATAGGCGCAGATAATGGGATTGCACTTGCTATCGGGCTGGTGCTGGCAGAGGCAGGGAAGAAAGGAGAAATTGGACATCCGCCGCTTGAGCTGCTTTTTACGGTAGACGAGGAGACGGGGTTGACTGGCGCGAAAGGGCTTGAGGCTTCTTTCTTTGAAGGAAAGATACTTCTGAACCTTGACTCCGATGGTGAAGGCGTTTTCGTAATCGGGTGTGCAGGAGGACAGAATTCATTGATTACACTCCCTGTAGAGTGGGAGCTTCTTGACTTTAAAGAGGAAAGTTCATTCGAGCTTTTCAGGCTCTTGGTTGAAGGGCTGGAAGGCGGGCATTCTGGGGTTGCGATCGATAAGCAGCGTGCAAATGGTATACAATTACTCTCTCAGGCACTGGCAGAGCTCAGGAACAGGCTGGGAACAGAAAATTTAAAGCTTATTCTGATAAACGGCGGCAGTGTCCATAACGCAATCCCCAGCACTGCCGAAGCTTTTATCGCACTCCGCAGAGATAAGCTCGAACAGGCAGAGGAAGTTGTTTCAGTTCTGAAAAAGGCATTCCAGGCTGAATATGCAAAGACCGATCCAAGACTTATCCTGAGCCTTGAAAAAATTGGCAGGGAAATAATTTTTGAAGTTGCATGGGGTAAGAGACCTGAAGAGGAAGCACCCCATATTTGGGTCCTGTCAGCAGGTACTGAAGAAAAGCTGATACAACTGCTCCTGGGATTGCCGCATGGGGTTTACAGGATGTCGGAGAATATCCCGGGGCTTGTCGAAACCTCAAACAACCTCGCAACGGTACGGACAGCTGGAAATAAAATAACGATAGTATCAAGCCAGCGAAGTTCCAGCAATTTCAGGCTGGCTGAAATTACCGGAAAGGTGGAAGCTGTGGCAAAGCTCGCAGGCGCCAGGATTGAACATGAGCCCGGATATCCCCCATGGGAGCCCGATTTTGAATCCGAACTGCTCATGAAATGCAAACAGGTTTATAGCAGAGTTTTTGGGAAAGAACCTGAAGTTAAAGTGATTCATGCAGGGCTTGAGTGTGGAATAATTGGTTCGATACATGAAGGGATAGAGATGGTTTCTTTCGGACCAACGATTAAAGACCCTCATTGCCCTTCAGAAAGAATCTTCATCCCTTCTATAGAAAATGTCTGGATTTTCCTGGAGAACCTTCTAAGCAGTTACCGTTGTTAAATCCTCATTCAGTTCTAAGCTGTTCTCTCACCCTCAACTCGGTTTCACGACCAACATTTGCTATTCTCTGATCATTTAAAAAAGCCATACTGAAAGCTATACTGAAAAAGAGAATCGAACTGTTTTTCTGCAAAAGAAGGCTTACACTCCTTTAATTAGAAAGGTTATTTGTAAGTAATTTATATGTAAGAAATTTATTAAAGTTTACTGAAAATTTACCCGCCAGAGAAATAAGCAGCAAAAATAGAAGCAAATTATAGTTTTCAGGCATTCCTCTTCTTAGCTAGTCTGCTCAGCTGCGTCTGAACGCACTTTCATGAAATAAGCCAGAGCTGCAATGAGCAGGGCATAGCCTAGCCCGTATACAGCAAGGTTACTATCATTTTTATCAAACATAACACTTAAGAAATTTACTGCGATCGCGGCAATGGTGAGCCCTACAAGGTTTAACTCCAGTTCTTCAATGTTATGCGTTTGCAGCCATGGAGATAAAGCAAGAGGCTGAATAAGTAATTCATAAAACCCAAGTGATGTGATAAAAAGCACTGTACCTACCAGAAAGAGATGAACAATCTCCACAATTTCAACAATGATACTTCCCTCTATTTCTGTTCTCTCTATTCCGTAAATCAATTCGTTTATGAAATAGAAGAGTTCTATGCTGCCTTTAACAAACAGCACAACAGCCGCGATAGCCAGTCCGATTATCGGAACAAGTACGAAGAACCGCATCCCAGCAATAAATTTACCTATTTTTTCTGCAGCACGCTTAATTGGTTTGACCATAATCCCTCACTCCTTATTTTTACTTAATAAGTAAATCTATTGCTTACGGATCGCAGTCGGAAATGTGAATCCGATTGCTTTATTCAGTCCTTCGTTTCTATCTTTATATCAAGAATCATTGTTTTCCTGTTTGACTGACAGTTTTGTGACTGCCAGTTTATGACTACTTTATTATAATTATCTTGTTTATACAATTAACCATTTTATTATAATTATATTGTTTATATATTTTACTATTACAACGCCGTCTCACGGCGATTAACTTTGAAAAAATTAAGTTGTGCTCGGAGAGCGGACTCTCTGGTAAACCTGATTTTATCATTATCAGGATCTACAGCTCTTTAAGGTCGCTTCCCATAATTTAAAAAGCGCTCCTGTCTGTTTTTTCCTGGTTTTATTCCTTACTTTCACCCGATTCCATCAGTTCTGCCATCCAGAGTGTATTATCGTAACTTTCAAGGATCATTTTAACAACCATGGTAAGAGGTACGGCTATAAGTGCACCTGGAGGACCCAGCACAAAAGACCAGTACAGTAAAGAGAGAAACACGATCGATGTAGATAAATTAAGGCTCTTTCCTGCAAATGATGGAAACACTACACTTTCTACGAGCTCGTTTATAAGCCAGATTCCTGCGAGGATTATAAGCGCCCCAAGAAGCCCGTATTTGAATAGCGCAAGCAGTACAGGAGGAAAAGCCGCCAGAATAAAACCAAGAAATGGAATATAACCAAACAGGAAGGTCAGAAAACCCCAGAGAACTGCAAAATCAATTCTTCCAATAAGGAGAAGTATGGTCGTTCCAATGCCTGCAATAAGATTGATTTCAGTTCTGATAAGAATATAATTTACTACTTCTTTGCCAAGTTTGATAACCCGTAAAATCAGGATTTGTTGAGTTACAGCTCTCCTCTGTATCCTTCTCAGAGCGCCTGCAGCATCCAGAAGTAAAAATGTTGTGGTAATGATAATGAGAGATGTTGTTGTGCCAGCATTCAGAGCACCCGTAAGAATTCCTGCACTCAGACCAAGCAAAAATACTGCTATATCACGCAGAATTTCTTCAAAGGATGACTGATCGGATACAGGCATATAGGGTTCAAAACCCTGAATGAAATTCAGAAATTGGGTTTGATAGTCTGGAAACTGCTCGCTGAGCTGAAGCAGGGACCCTGCAACAAGAAGAACTGTGCTTGTAGCAATAATAATAAAGAATGCAATCACCAGACCTATACTTATTGGGCCAGGCACATTCCTTCTCTCGAACCAGTTGACAAGAGGAGCAAAGATCAGAAAGGCAAAAATTGAGAAAAAAATAGGCACAAGTATACCTGAAATCTCCCTCATCCCGATTGTCAGG
The Methanosarcina thermophila TM-1 genome window above contains:
- a CDS encoding HEAT repeat domain-containing protein — protein: MVDQEKIHNQCLSKDPKERIHALEQLENFFSLIPDKQQAWDDLHRLTSDEDSDVRFSAAKALGSAFSQVPDKQQAWEDLHRLTSDEDTLVRRWAAEALGSAFSHVPDKQQAWDDLHRLTSDEDSDVRSYSNYSLARVSIFMASQAETDEDYKKELEKAIEFFEIAAKEAYYFYNPAQFCLPFYRSFHTIIFKKQEAREEVNRYLEEAKSAIKGSESKKLLFEAVQNLAEALKEVHNLENLDLEAKKGELNFYRKYCDRAAELMRYTDDKAPFATKVLRKGLPFLDRNLKKILEGIQKKAKIACKESKGTATEEIACTINSEIQRWEISSQEELAFNLENLIFTLEANTPRSPQSNLILDRIKQIPKQKDVAKQYGMLNSVFTLIIKLSKEQKLQEIEEKVDKISSKLEEMTISLKPGISEELIIHFGPITQWGGIEYTMNIPLQDISYPELKEDLQKAVGKKIDKLSKLPEKLARKVKGYLLLKGREDIIKQLT
- a CDS encoding YbjQ family protein — translated: MTSDIIIVSTPYLPGYKITKTIGFTWGLIVRSRGLGRNITAGLRSIIGGEIHEYTELLNQSREQALERLKEHAKALGANAVINVQFDSSEMGQAMTELLAYGTAVVVEKEETQANPVRLS
- a CDS encoding aminoacyl-histidine dipeptidase, with amino-acid sequence MHPKTKQILEVFEEINKIPRCSKHEAQISLWLQEWGRSRGFEVKADSLNNVLIKVPATSGYENSPTITLQGHMDMVCEKLRDSKHDFSKDPIKCVYDGDWLRGDGTSIGADNGIALAIGLVLAEAGKKGEIGHPPLELLFTVDEETGLTGAKGLEASFFEGKILLNLDSDGEGVFVIGCAGGQNSLITLPVEWELLDFKEESSFELFRLLVEGLEGGHSGVAIDKQRANGIQLLSQALAELRNRLGTENLKLILINGGSVHNAIPSTAEAFIALRRDKLEQAEEVVSVLKKAFQAEYAKTDPRLILSLEKIGREIIFEVAWGKRPEEEAPHIWVLSAGTEEKLIQLLLGLPHGVYRMSENIPGLVETSNNLATVRTAGNKITIVSSQRSSSNFRLAEITGKVEAVAKLAGARIEHEPGYPPWEPDFESELLMKCKQVYSRVFGKEPEVKVIHAGLECGIIGSIHEGIEMVSFGPTIKDPHCPSERIFIPSIENVWIFLENLLSSYRC
- a CDS encoding YqhA family protein, whose translation is MVKPIKRAAEKIGKFIAGMRFFVLVPIIGLAIAAVVLFVKGSIELFYFINELIYGIERTEIEGSIIVEIVEIVHLFLVGTVLFITSLGFYELLIQPLALSPWLQTHNIEELELNLVGLTIAAIAVNFLSVMFDKNDSNLAVYGLGYALLIAALAYFMKVRSDAAEQTS
- a CDS encoding AI-2E family transporter, with the translated sequence MNTDKTSMDNYPLPARILLYSTAVVILTIGMREISGILVPIFFSIFAFLIFAPLVNWFERRNVPGPISIGLVIAFFIIIATSTVLLVAGSLLQLSEQFPDYQTQFLNFIQGFEPYMPVSDQSSFEEILRDIAVFLLGLSAGILTGALNAGTTTSLIIITTTFLLLDAAGALRRIQRRAVTQQILILRVIKLGKEVVNYILIRTEINLIAGIGTTILLLIGRIDFAVLWGFLTFLFGYIPFLGFILAAFPPVLLALFKYGLLGALIILAGIWLINELVESVVFPSFAGKSLNLSTSIVFLSLLYWSFVLGPPGALIAVPLTMVVKMILESYDNTLWMAELMESGESKE